A genomic window from Anticarsia gemmatalis isolate Benzon Research Colony breed Stoneville strain chromosome 22, ilAntGemm2 primary, whole genome shotgun sequence includes:
- the LOC142982529 gene encoding 5-oxoprolinase isoform X1, translating into MLTDRSSACDHGECNLRRNVRHSKLKMAPQKGFQFAIDRGGTFTDVYARCPGGKVRVMKLLSVDPQNYDDAPREAIRRILQEETGNALDKDGKVNSSLIESIRMGTTVATNALLERKGAKMALVINKGFKDLLYIGNQARPNIFQLNIKRPGVLYTEVIEVDCRVIPALEDRCQMPREKHWKEVTGTTGEKMLVIKDLVEEEIRRDLKGLKERGIESVAVVLAHSYTYHDHEVRIGRIADEIGFKQVSLSHSVTSMVRMVPRGFTASADAYLTPHIRDYVRGFAEGFTDGLRGGNVLFMQSDGGLTPMNMFNGSRAILSGPAGGVVGYAMTSYQKETGLPVIGFDMGGTSTDVSRYAGSLEHVHEATTAGVTIQAPQLDINTVAAGGGSMLMFRSGLLVAGPESAGAQPGPACYRKGGPLTVTDANLLLGRLLPEYFPKIFGHSEKEPLDKEATITAFKKMTDEINTFLRQDGGKEMTMEEVAMGFLNVANEAMCRPIRALTTARGHDASQHALACFGGAGGQHACSVARQLGITTVLIHKYAGILSAYGMALAHIVQEAQQPAALVYCADSFDNIDEQLDVLAAVARDKLTKQGILDSQIVTEPYLHLRYRGTDCALMVSPIPDESPTACRHGDFYTAFVNRYKSEFGFTLADRDVIVDDIRVRGVGMSAVPEDVAPPSGKGTTPVSEKTVKVYFEGGYQDTTIYLLEKLKPEQVISGPAIIMDSLSTILVEPDCRAEITKLGDIRITIGSGQARRVTTDLDSIQLSIFSHRFMSIAEQMGRVLQRTSISVNIKERLDFSCALFGADGGLVSNAPHIPVHLGAMQETVQYQMKVRGDSLKPGDVLLANHPKAGGSHLPDLTVITPVFHKSHNRPIFFVASRGHHADIGGLSPGSMPPHSVSLAQEGAAFKSLLLVDGGHFNEKQLTEELMKPGKEPGCSGTRNLADNLSDLKAQVAANQRGIQLVGELIDEYGLDVVQAYMTHIQKNAELAVRDMLKEIANNALTKTGSAVLKATEYMDNGTPITLTVTLDKELGSAICDFTGTGVEVWGNLNAPRAITLSALIYCLRCMVGHDVPLNQGCLNPVKVIIPAGSILDPSEGAAVVGGNVLTSQRIVDVVLKAFQVCAASQGCMNNLTLGEKDWGYYETVAGGSGAGPGWHGSGGVHTHMTNTRITDVEIVERRYPMLVTKFSLRTHSGGKGRWNGGDGVSRELVFRRSVQLSVLTERRSFQPYGMNGGEAGERGLNLLQRVDGRLINLGGKASIHAYPGDKYIMNSPGGGGYGVPSDQSDANIQTSKQTSEFIERGSVFEYRSAQESV; encoded by the exons at GCTGACTGACAGATCGTCAGCCTGtgaccacggcgagtgtaacctgcgccgaaacgttaggcattccaag TTGAAGATGGCTCCGCAGAAAGGTTTCCAGTTCGCCATAGACAGAGGGGGCACGTTCACGGATGTGTATGCTCGGTGCCCTGGTGGCAAGGTGAGGGTCATGAAGCTGCTGTCTGTGGACCCTCAGAACTATGATGATGCGCCTAGAGAAGCTATCAGGAGGATTTTACAAGAG gAAACCGGCAACGCTCTAGACAAGGACGGCAAAGTGAACTCGTCTCTCATAGAGTCAATTCGTATGGGTACTACTGTAGCTACCAATGCGCTGTTAGAGCGGAAGGGAGCTAAAATGGCGCTGGTCATCAACAAGGGGTTCAAGGATCTACTGTATATTGGCAATCAGGCTAGACCTAATATATTTCAACTG aacaTCAAACGTCCAGGAGTTCTCTATACCGAGGTGATAGAAGTAGACTGCCGCGTCATACCAGCGCTAGAAGACCGCTGTCAGATGCCCAGAGAGAAACACTGGAAGGAGGTTACAG GTACTACTGGAGAAAAAATGCTGGTGATCAAAGATTTGGTAGAAGAAGAGATAAGAAGAGACCTCAAGGGACTGAAAGAGAGGGGTATAGAGAGTGTGGCGGTGGTGCTCGCTCACAGTTATACTTATCACGATCATGAAGTCAGGATAGGCAGGATTGCTGATGAAATTG GTTTCAAGCAAGTCTCCCTGTCCCACTCGGTGACGTCAATGGTCCGCATGGTCCCGCGCGGGTTCACGGCGAGCGCGGACGCCTACCTCACGCCGCACATCCGCGACTACGTGCGAGGGTTCGCGGAGGGCTTCACCGACGGGCTGCGGGGAGGGAACGTGCTGTTCATGCAGTCTGATGGAGGACTCACGCCTATGAATAT GTTCAACGGATCCAGAGCCATACTATCAGGTCCTGCGGGAGGTGTCGTTGGATACGCAATGACTTCTTACCAAAAGGAAACTGGGCTACCTGTCATCG GTTTTGATATGGGTGGAACATCGACGGACGTATCAAGATACGCCGGTTCATTGGAGCACGTCCACGAAGCTACCACAGCTGGAGTTACGATACAAGCTCCTCAGTTAG ATATAAACACAGTAGCGGCGGGCGGTGGGTCTATGCTGATGTTCAGATCAGGGCTGCTGGTGGCCGGGCCCGAGTCAGCGGGCGCGCAGCCCGGCCCTGCGTGCTACAGGAAGGGGGGACCTTTGACTGTTACTGACGCTAACTTGTTACTag GTCGTCTTCTCCCCGAATATTTCCCCAAGATATTCGGTCACTCTGAAAAAGAGCCTTTAGACAAAGAAGCAACAATCACTGCGTTCAAGAAGATGACAGATGAAATTAACACTTTCTTGAGACAAGATGGAGGGAAAGag ATGACCATGGAGGAAGTGGCAATGGGTTTCTTAAATGTTGCCAACGAAGCTATGTGCAGACCCATCAG AGCGTTGACTACAGCCCGTGGACATGACGCATCGCAGCACGCGCTGGCGTGCttcggcggcgcgggcgggcaGCACGCCTGCAGTGTGGCGAGACAACTGGGCATCACTACTGTACTCATACATAAGTATGCGG GTATTCTGTCAGCATACGGCATGGCCCTCGCCCACATAGTGCAGGAGGCTCAGCAGCCCGCCGCGCTCGTGTACTGCGCCGACAGCTTCGACAACATCGACGAACAACTCGACGTGCTCGCTGCAGTCGCCAGGGACAAACTTACTAAACAA GGTATTCTAGACAGTCAGATAGTAACAGAGCCGTACTTACACCTCCGGTACCGCGGGACGGACTGCGCGCTCATGGTGTCGCCGATACCCGACGAGTCTCCCACCGCTTGCAGGCACGGAGACTTCTATACTGCCTTTGTTAATag atacaAAAGCGAGTTCGGGTTCACTCTAGCGGACCGTGACGTCATAGTGGATGACATCCGTGTCCGTGGTGTGGGCATGAGCGCTGTGCCTGAAGATGTCGCGCCACCTAGCGGGAAGGGAACCACACCTGTTTCTGAAAAg acagtaaaagtatattttgaagGCGGCTACCAGGACACTACAATATACCTACTAGAGAAACTGAAGCCTGAACAAGTGATCTCAGGTCCAGCTATTATTATGGATAGTTTGTCTACTATACTTGTAGAGCCAG ATTGTCGTGCTGAGATCACCAAACTGGGTGATATTCGCATCACGATAGGGTCAGGTCAGGCTCGGCGTGTCACCACCGACCTTGATTCCATACAACTGAGCATCTTTAGTCATCGGTTCATGTCTATCGCTGAACAAATGGGCAG GGTGTTACAACGCACATCAATCTCGGTGAACATCAAGGAGCGTCTGGACTTCTCGTGCGCTCTGTTCGGCGCCGACGGCGGGCTGGTGTCCAACGCGCCGCACATACCCGTGCACCTCGGAGCCATGCAGGAGACTGTGCAGTACCAG ATGAAGGTACGCGGTGACTCTCTCAAGCCAGGCGACGTGTTATTAGCAAATCATCCGAAAGCAGGAGGCTCACATCTACCAGACCTCACTGTGATTACACCAGTCTTCCACAA ATCTCACAATCGTCCGATCTTCTTCGTGGCGTCCCGCGGGCACCACGCCGACATCGGCGGGCTGTCGCCGGGCTCCATGCCGCCGCACTCCGTGAGCCTGGCGCAGGAGGGGGCCGCCTTCAAGTCCTTGCTGCTGGTGGACGGGGGACACTTCAATGAGAAGCAGCTCACTGAAG AACTAATGAAGCCTGGCAAGGAACCTGGCTGTTCCGGTACTAGGAATTTAGCTGATAATCTGTCAGATTTGAAGGCACAAGTCGCTGCTAACCAAAGG GGTATTCAACTAGTAGGCGAGTTGATCGACGAGTATGGTCTAGATGTGGTACAAGCTTACATGACGCATATACAGAAGAATGCTGAACTAGCAGTCAGGGATATGTTAAAG GAGATAGCAAATAATGCGTTGACCAAGACGGGTAGTGCGGTACTCAAAGCTACAGAATACATGGACAACGGGACGCCTATTACTCTTACAGTTACATTAGATAAGGAGCTGGGAAGTGCTATATGTGATTTCAC CGGTACTGGTGTAGAAGTATGGGGTAACTTGAACGCGCCGCGCGCCATTACTCTGTCAGCACTTATCTACTGTCTGCGGTGTATGGTGGGACACGACGTGCCTTTGAATCAG GGTTGTCTGAACCCAGTGAAGGTGATAATCCCGGCTGGTTCCATACTGGACCCGTCAGAGGGTGCGGCCGTGGTGGGCGGGAACGTGCTCACTTCACAACGTATCGTAGATGTCGTGCTTAAAGCTTTCCAG gtGTGCGCCGCATCACAAGGTTGTATGAATAACCTGACGCTGGGTGAAAAGGATTGGGGATATTATGAAACTGTAGCTGGAGGGAGTGGAGCA GGTCCGGGCTGGCACGGCTCGGGCGGCGTGCACACGCACATGACGAACACGCGCATCACGGACGTGGAGATCGTGGAGCGACGGTACCCCATGCTTGTTACCAAGTTCTCACTTAGAACACACTCTGGCGGGAAAG GTCGTTGGAACGGTGGTGATGGTGTCTCGAGAGAGCTGGTGTTCCGTCGCAGTGTACAGTTGTCTGTACTAACAGAACGTAGATCTTTCCAGCCTTACGGGATGAACG gtGGAGAGGCAGGCGAGAGAGGATTGAACCTGCTACAGCGCGTTGACGGACGATTGATCAATCTTGGCGGCAAAGCATCCATACATGCTTATCCCGGA GATAAATACATAATGAATTCGCCCGGCGGAGGCGGTTATGGCGTTCCTTCAGACCAGTCAGacgcaaacatacaaacaagcaaacagaCAAGCGAGTTTATAGAGAGGGGTAGCGTGTTCGAGTACCGGAGCGCGCAGGAATCTGTATAA